The nucleotide sequence CGTGCTCGACGATCAGATAGGTGTTGGCGACGTCGAGCTTCAGCAGTTCGCGCGCGGCGAGCTGGTGATCGAGCCAGTCGACCGTACGGTTCTGGAGGTAGGCGAGCGGATCGTGGCGCGCGGTGCCGGGCAGCTCGTGCTCGGCGAGCGCGACCTGCTTCTTCCAGGCGTTGCCCTGGTCGGCCGGATTCTCCGACACCTTGCCGTTCTTCCAGTCGCCGCGCTCGACGGTCTGGCCGCCGGCGCCCCACGCCGACCAACCCTTGGCGTCGACGACCTGCCCCTTGACGTGGAAGCCGCCGATCAGGAAGTCGTAGCCGGTGTCCTTCAAATACTGGAAGATCGACCGCGTGTCCTGCCCCATCAGGATCGCGTGCGACGGATCGTAGTGGATGCGGAACTGGTCGCCGACCCCGTGCTTCTCGCAGATCTTGTGCAGGGCGATCCACGTGCCCGGTGTGTAGGCGATGTTGTTGTGCCAGTTGTCGCCGGTCGTCCAGCCTGGCATCGGGCACTGCTCGACGCGATAGGTCAGGCCGCGAAACTTCGCTTCCTTCAGCAGCGGGACGAACCATTGCTCGAAGTCGACCAGATTCTCGTCCATCGACCGCTGCTGGTTGCGGCCGACGAAGCCGCACACCGCGTCCACGCCGAGGAGCGCGGCCGCGTCGAATACGCCTTTCATGAAGGCGTGCTTCTTGCCGCGCACCGCCGCGTCGTGGTGCAGCATGTTGTCGAAATAGCCGATGTCGGAGATGCCGACCGCGTTCGCCGCGAGCGCCTTCTGGACGCGGGCGGCGCGCGCCTTGTCGAACGGCTTGCGCAGGTCGAGCGTGTTGGCGACCGGATCGAGCATGGCCTCCGGCGGGACGTCGCTCTCCGACGGGTGCAGCGCCGCCGACAGCTGGATGTAGGGCGCGCCGATCTCGGCGGCGAAGCCGACCCAGTCCTCGATCGCCCGATCCGGATCGGGATCGCGCACCTCGCGTGGCGTCAACTCCTGCAAGGCGGCGGTGAGCACGCCCACCTTCATGAACTTCGGTTCGAACGCTTTCGTGCTCATCTCAGTATTCAACCCTGGTCCAGGCGCCGGCCTTCGCGCTCTTCAAAATCGCTTCGACGACGCAGTTGGCGCGGTAGCCGTCTTCGAACGTGGCGAACGTCGGCGGATGCGGATCCGACGGCGACTTGCCGGCCGCGATGAAGCCGTAGATGTCGCGCATCAGGTTGCAGAAGGCGTCGGCCCACGCCTCCTGGTGGCCGCCCGGCAGGTGCGCGTAGCCGGCGACGGCGGGATCGAGCAGCGAGGGATCCTTCTGCAGGATCTGGTTCGGACCGTCGCGGTGACCGATCCACAGCTCGTTCTGCGCTTCCTGCGTCCACTTCATCGACGCCTTGCTGCCGCAGACCTCGA is from Vicinamibacterales bacterium and encodes:
- a CDS encoding TIM barrel protein, which gives rise to MSTKAFEPKFMKVGVLTAALQELTPREVRDPDPDRAIEDWVGFAAEIGAPYIQLSAALHPSESDVPPEAMLDPVANTLDLRKPFDKARAARVQKALAANAVGISDIGYFDNMLHHDAAVRGKKHAFMKGVFDAAALLGVDAVCGFVGRNQQRSMDENLVDFEQWFVPLLKEAKFRGLTYRVEQCPMPGWTTGDNWHNNIAYTPGTWIALHKICEKHGVGDQFRIHYDPSHAILMGQDTRSIFQYLKDTGYDFLIGGFHVKGQVVDAKGWSAWGAGGQTVERGDWKNGKVSENPADQGNAWKKQVALAEHELPGTARHDPLAYLQNRTVDWLDHQLAARELLKLDVANTYLIVEHEFPPARIQDRARVTPILQGSVAFVRHIDEAAACMYALQHEVMPAQGIHVQGVGRQAYRT